The Kroppenstedtia pulmonis genome has a segment encoding these proteins:
- the pruA gene encoding L-glutamate gamma-semialdehyde dehydrogenase codes for MTTPYRHEPFTDFQLAENKKAFEEALRKVEASLGQDYSLVINGERISTDEKLVSVNPARTTEVIGTVSKADQALVEKAVEAASTAFESWRKWDPDARAEILFRAAAIMRRRKHEFSALLVKEAGKPWKEADGDTAEAIDFMEYYARQMMELKKGKPVKSRDGEINQYIYTPIGVSVVIPPWNFACAIMVGTTVAPLVTGNTVLLKPAEPTPVIAAKFVEVLEEAGVPKGVVNFVPGDPVEVGEYLVDHPKTNLITFTGSRAVGTRIYQRAAVVHDGQTHLKRVIAEMGGKDTIIVDKEADLDLAAESILVSAFGFSGQKCSAGSRAVVHADVYDTVLEKTVELAKKLTVGDPRDHENYMGPVINQKAYDKIMSYIAIGKEEGRLMIGGTGDDSEGYFVQPTIFADLDPKARIMQDEIFGPVVAFCKAKDFDEALEIANNTEYGLTGAVITRNGAHIEQAKRDFHVGNLYFNRNCTGAIVGYHPFGGFKMSGTDSKAGGPDYLVLHMQGKTISQML; via the coding sequence ATGACTACACCCTATCGGCATGAACCTTTTACCGATTTCCAATTGGCAGAAAACAAGAAGGCCTTTGAAGAGGCATTAAGAAAAGTGGAAGCTTCTTTGGGACAGGATTACAGTCTGGTCATTAACGGTGAACGGATATCCACCGACGAAAAGTTGGTATCCGTCAATCCCGCTCGTACGACTGAAGTGATCGGAACCGTTTCCAAAGCTGATCAAGCGTTGGTGGAAAAAGCAGTGGAGGCAGCTTCCACAGCCTTTGAAAGCTGGAGAAAATGGGATCCTGACGCACGGGCGGAAATCTTGTTCCGTGCAGCGGCCATTATGCGTCGCCGGAAACATGAGTTTTCTGCTTTGTTGGTGAAAGAAGCAGGTAAACCATGGAAAGAAGCGGATGGAGATACTGCAGAGGCAATCGATTTCATGGAGTACTATGCCCGTCAGATGATGGAGCTGAAAAAAGGGAAGCCGGTTAAAAGCAGAGACGGTGAAATCAACCAATATATTTATACCCCCATTGGTGTGAGCGTTGTCATTCCGCCTTGGAACTTTGCCTGTGCGATTATGGTGGGAACCACGGTGGCTCCATTGGTTACAGGAAATACGGTGTTGCTGAAGCCGGCGGAACCGACTCCCGTCATTGCCGCTAAATTTGTTGAAGTGTTGGAAGAGGCAGGGGTCCCCAAAGGAGTAGTTAACTTTGTCCCCGGTGATCCGGTGGAAGTCGGTGAATACTTGGTGGATCATCCCAAAACCAACTTAATCACCTTTACGGGATCCCGAGCTGTGGGAACGCGTATTTATCAACGAGCGGCAGTTGTCCATGATGGACAAACACATCTGAAACGTGTCATTGCTGAGATGGGCGGCAAGGATACCATCATAGTGGATAAAGAAGCCGATTTGGACTTGGCGGCTGAGTCCATCCTGGTATCCGCATTTGGTTTTTCAGGACAAAAATGTTCCGCGGGTTCCCGTGCTGTTGTTCATGCCGATGTGTATGATACTGTGTTGGAAAAAACGGTGGAATTGGCAAAGAAATTAACGGTGGGTGATCCCCGTGATCATGAGAATTACATGGGACCGGTGATCAACCAAAAGGCATACGATAAAATCATGAGCTATATTGCAATCGGAAAAGAGGAAGGTCGGTTGATGATTGGTGGCACCGGGGACGATTCCGAGGGTTATTTCGTTCAGCCGACGATTTTTGCCGATTTGGACCCAAAAGCCCGGATCATGCAAGATGAAATTTTTGGGCCGGTAGTAGCATTTTGTAAGGCAAAGGACTTCGATGAAGCTCTTGAAATCGCCAATAATACGGAATATGGGTTAACCGGTGCTGTTATTACCCGTAATGGTGCTCACATTGAACAAGCCAAACGGGACTTTCATGTCGGGAACCTTTACTTTAATCGAAACTGTACCGGAGCGATTGTCGGCTACCATCCTTTCGGAGGATTCAAGATGTCCGGAACGGATTCCAAAGCTGGTGGACCGGATTATCTGGTTCTCCATATGCAAGGCAAAACCATCAGTCAAATGCTGTGA
- a CDS encoding proline dehydrogenase family protein, which translates to MIGTLSKNFFLYVSQSRTLNAAAKKWGLRFGASQVVAGETVDNAMIAVKGLNEKGVECIVDHLGEFVSSREEAVMATEQCIRTLDKIAETKVRCHLALKLTQLGLDIDYKFCLENMRRILDTAAKHNIFVCIDMEDYAHCQMTLDMLKDLRKDYEQVGTVIQSYLHRSMEDIRNLKDVKLRLVKGAYKESSEVAFQDKKQVDDNYMAIIREHLLSGSYTAIATHDHRIIDKVKQFTAEKGISRDQFEFQMLYGFRKDMQIRLAEEGYTIRVYIPFGTDWFGYFMRRLAERPQNIAFAVRGLFSS; encoded by the coding sequence ATGATTGGAACCCTTTCAAAAAACTTTTTTCTGTATGTTTCTCAAAGCAGAACATTGAATGCAGCAGCGAAGAAGTGGGGTCTCCGGTTTGGTGCTTCGCAAGTTGTAGCGGGTGAAACCGTTGATAATGCCATGATTGCGGTAAAAGGGCTCAATGAGAAAGGGGTGGAATGTATCGTTGATCATCTGGGAGAGTTTGTGTCAAGTAGAGAGGAAGCAGTAATGGCAACAGAACAATGTATCCGCACATTGGATAAGATTGCGGAAACAAAGGTACGTTGCCACCTGGCCTTGAAATTGACCCAACTTGGTCTGGATATCGACTATAAGTTTTGTCTGGAAAACATGCGTCGAATATTGGATACCGCCGCAAAACACAACATCTTTGTGTGCATTGATATGGAGGATTATGCCCATTGTCAAATGACGTTGGACATGTTAAAGGATCTGCGCAAGGATTATGAACAGGTCGGTACCGTCATCCAATCTTATTTGCACCGTTCAATGGAAGATATCCGAAATCTGAAAGATGTGAAACTTCGACTGGTGAAGGGGGCCTATAAAGAGTCCTCTGAAGTGGCTTTCCAAGATAAGAAACAGGTGGATGACAACTATATGGCTATCATTCGAGAGCATTTGCTCAGCGGCAGCTATACAGCCATAGCGACCCACGATCACAGGATCATTGACAAGGTTAAGCAGTTTACTGCAGAAAAAGGGATCTCCCGTGACCAATTTGAATTTCAGATGTTGTACGGCTTCAGAAAAGACATGCAGATCCGTTTGGCTGAGGAAGGATATACCATACGTGTTTACATTCCTTTTGGAACAGATTGGTTCGGATATTTTATGCGCCGTTTGGCAGAGAGACCCCAAAACATCGCCTTTGCCGTAAGAGGTTTGTTTTCATCCTGA
- a CDS encoding sigma-54 interaction domain-containing protein yields the protein MFKQNIPLRSLSFPVTPSLNTSDMKSLPGESLLSDLDDLEEGKDLLLQDEEGKELGWIPFSKIAQVLLQQWKICMAYYETLLQAVDDAITAVDREGNIVSWNPKSEKIFQCSHDEILGKPITDFFEKYSLEIMSTLEEGTGVMRKYHRPRSNMNVLINSLPVMINQSVIGGISVERDITDLVKLNDELSTTTAYLRDLENKIDNKEQRDPFHRIKGRSHSLRNAVELAEKVASTDVSVLITGESGVGKELFASAIHKTSPRGEGPFIDINCGAIPASLFESELFGYEKGAFTGANKEGKKGKMDAAKGGTLFLDEIGELPLDLQVKLLRVIQEKQFYRIGGNQSIPFDARIVAATNRDLEQMIRDGLFREDLYYRLNVVSIPIPPLRERMEDIPELIQFSLVEFSAKYSKPIPDIDPEVMYLFLHHDWAGNIRQLRNTIERIMILADEEVIIPEHLPAVFMKNSQHAISHIPAPENGATDSEEVQIRNTLKQTYGNKSAAAKLLGISRATLYNKLKKYNI from the coding sequence ATGTTTAAACAAAATATTCCTCTTCGTTCTCTTTCGTTCCCTGTGACACCATCACTGAACACATCTGACATGAAATCTCTGCCTGGGGAGTCCTTGCTGTCCGATCTCGATGATCTGGAAGAAGGAAAAGATCTTCTGCTACAGGATGAGGAGGGAAAGGAGCTGGGATGGATTCCTTTTTCCAAAATAGCCCAAGTACTTCTTCAGCAGTGGAAAATATGCATGGCCTACTACGAAACATTGTTGCAAGCTGTGGATGATGCCATTACCGCAGTGGATCGGGAAGGGAATATCGTTTCCTGGAATCCGAAGTCGGAGAAGATTTTTCAATGTTCCCATGACGAGATTCTGGGCAAGCCCATTACCGACTTTTTCGAGAAATACTCCCTGGAAATCATGTCCACATTGGAGGAGGGAACAGGTGTCATGAGAAAATACCACCGCCCCCGCTCCAATATGAATGTACTGATCAATTCGTTACCCGTTATGATCAACCAATCGGTGATTGGCGGCATTTCCGTAGAACGGGACATCACGGATCTGGTTAAATTGAATGACGAGCTCTCAACCACCACCGCCTATCTCCGGGACTTGGAAAACAAAATTGACAACAAGGAACAACGTGATCCATTTCACCGAATCAAAGGAAGAAGTCATTCACTTCGAAATGCCGTTGAATTGGCGGAGAAAGTGGCTTCCACGGATGTTTCCGTCCTGATAACCGGGGAGAGCGGCGTAGGGAAGGAATTATTCGCCAGTGCGATTCACAAAACGAGTCCCCGGGGAGAGGGTCCCTTTATTGATATCAATTGCGGAGCGATACCCGCATCTTTGTTTGAAAGTGAATTATTCGGCTATGAAAAAGGAGCCTTTACAGGTGCCAATAAAGAAGGAAAAAAGGGGAAGATGGATGCAGCCAAGGGGGGGACACTGTTTTTGGATGAAATCGGTGAACTGCCTTTGGATCTGCAAGTAAAACTGCTCCGTGTCATCCAGGAGAAACAATTTTATCGCATCGGGGGAAATCAATCCATCCCTTTTGATGCCCGTATTGTCGCCGCAACCAACCGGGATCTGGAACAGATGATCCGGGATGGTTTGTTCCGGGAAGACTTATATTACCGGCTCAATGTAGTCTCGATCCCGATTCCTCCTCTCCGTGAAAGAATGGAGGACATCCCGGAATTGATTCAATTTAGTTTGGTGGAATTTTCAGCTAAATATTCCAAGCCGATTCCTGATATTGATCCGGAAGTGATGTATCTTTTTTTACATCACGACTGGGCGGGAAATATTCGACAGCTTCGCAATACCATTGAACGAATTATGATTTTGGCAGATGAAGAAGTGATTATACCGGAACATCTGCCTGCTGTGTTTATGAAAAACAGCCAACATGCCATTTCTCACATCCCTGCTCCGGAAAACGGAGCCACTGACAGCGAAGAAGTTCAAATCCGCAACACCTTAAAACAAACCTACGGCAATAAATCTGCAGCGGCGAAATTGCTGGGTATTTCCAGAGCCACTTTGTACAACAAGCTAAAAAAATACAACATATGA
- a CDS encoding MarR family winged helix-turn-helix transcriptional regulator: MKEYLKTVDKINQTFEEFKALVLGEVHEVRQLEQYHLTPQQELIMAYVIRQEQRITANQIASYLNISKSAVSQVISKLEKEGMVVRQTNQGNRRERWICLGSKGQKYARLLEELDEQLVRKYYSKVDLEDLQHVLRTMTGLVTAIKGEQRDNTF, translated from the coding sequence ATGAAGGAATATCTGAAAACCGTTGATAAAATCAATCAAACATTTGAAGAGTTCAAAGCCCTGGTCCTGGGAGAAGTCCATGAAGTGAGACAATTGGAACAATACCATCTGACTCCCCAGCAAGAACTGATTATGGCTTATGTGATTCGTCAGGAACAGCGCATTACAGCCAATCAAATCGCCTCATATCTGAATATCTCGAAAAGCGCTGTAAGCCAAGTCATTTCCAAACTGGAAAAGGAAGGAATGGTTGTCCGTCAAACTAACCAGGGAAACCGAAGGGAACGGTGGATTTGTCTGGGAAGCAAGGGCCAAAAATATGCACGCTTACTTGAGGAGCTTGATGAACAATTGGTCCGAAAATATTATTCCAAAGTGGATCTGGAAGATTTGCAACATGTGCTTCGGACGATGACCGGATTAGTCACAGCCATCAAGGGTGAACAAAGGGATAACACGTTCTGA
- a CDS encoding MBL fold metallo-hydrolase, whose protein sequence is MMQKIGYITDRILYLSPHTETDRPILAAIRGKHRTLMIDTGNSPAHADLFINKLRQQSHPLPHMAVLTHWHWDHTFGCHQIDVPILAHEETKRSMEKIIPLSWTDEALVPE, encoded by the coding sequence ATGATGCAAAAAATCGGATATATAACAGATCGTATCCTTTATCTGTCACCCCATACAGAAACCGATCGACCTATTCTTGCAGCCATACGTGGCAAGCATCGAACCTTGATGATCGATACAGGAAATTCGCCGGCCCATGCTGATCTTTTTATCAATAAATTGCGCCAACAATCGCATCCTTTGCCTCACATGGCTGTGTTAACCCACTGGCATTGGGATCATACATTCGGGTGTCATCAGATTGACGTGCCGATCCTTGCACATGAAGAGACAAAAAGGTCCATGGAAAAAATCATTCCCCTGTCCTGGACAGATGAAGCCCTGGTGCCAGAGTGA
- a CDS encoding MBL fold metallo-hydrolase, whose amino-acid sequence MRDGTENTFCAEMIKKEFGEQRNLTLIPPDITFKKQLELDLGEISCTIEHVGGDHARDSSVIFVREEKVLFLGDCLYPNLYNQYTVNATLLLLDQLQKYDADTYVLSHEEPLSKSEFHVYVNLLRSLCHLTWKTNGNRDRITTRLANQMGGELGPIEQMAIDCFVNGIQSSG is encoded by the coding sequence GTGAGAGACGGGACTGAAAATACCTTTTGTGCAGAAATGATCAAAAAAGAATTCGGAGAACAACGTAACCTGACCCTTATTCCCCCGGACATCACCTTTAAAAAACAGCTTGAATTGGATCTGGGGGAAATCAGTTGTACAATTGAGCATGTAGGCGGTGATCATGCCCGGGATTCATCCGTCATCTTTGTCAGGGAAGAAAAAGTCCTCTTTTTGGGAGACTGTTTATACCCAAACTTGTACAATCAGTACACCGTCAACGCTACACTGCTTCTGTTGGATCAACTGCAAAAGTACGATGCGGACACTTATGTGCTTTCCCATGAAGAACCCTTGTCCAAAAGTGAATTTCATGTCTATGTGAACTTGTTGAGATCCCTCTGTCATCTAACATGGAAAACAAACGGAAACAGAGACCGGATTACCACAAGACTGGCGAATCAAATGGGAGGAGAATTGGGCCCGATTGAACAGATGGCAATCGATTGTTTTGTAAACGGCATCCAATCATCAGGATGA
- a CDS encoding cytochrome P450 family protein — protein MSNRLEKENVSTISLFSPDFKEKSHHFYAELRRHDPVHPIRMPSGQRGWMITRYDDAVSVLKDNRFVKNVRSVMEPQEVKRLFPAMEELDLLINHMLGLDPPDHTRLRTLVHKAFTPRMIQELEGRINEIADDLLNRVQNRGRMDLIEDFAFPLPIIVISEMLGIPIEDREKFRDWSNQFLGATNQPEKMAEISPDLKDFMNYLRGLFNQRRNHPREDLISGLVHVKEAGEQLSEAELFAMVFLLIIAGHETTVNLIGNGTLALLEYPEQMEKLKKHPEYYPSAVEELLRYYSPVELATNRWASEDVTLYDKRISQGDLMIVVLASANRDEEQFTDPDRLDITRKNNRHIAFGMGIHYCLGAPLARLEGKIAFETLLRRMPDLRLNTDSEKLEWRYSYLMRGLKSLPVSW, from the coding sequence ATGTCTAACCGATTGGAAAAAGAGAACGTATCCACTATTTCGTTGTTTTCCCCGGATTTTAAGGAAAAATCCCATCATTTTTATGCTGAGTTACGCCGTCATGATCCCGTTCATCCGATTCGTATGCCCTCCGGGCAACGGGGGTGGATGATCACCCGATATGATGACGCTGTATCCGTACTGAAAGATAATCGGTTTGTCAAAAATGTACGAAGTGTGATGGAGCCCCAGGAAGTTAAACGCCTGTTTCCTGCGATGGAGGAACTGGATCTCCTGATCAATCACATGCTGGGCTTGGATCCGCCGGATCATACACGGCTTCGGACATTGGTACACAAAGCTTTTACTCCCCGGATGATCCAAGAGCTGGAAGGACGAATCAACGAGATTGCCGACGATCTGCTGAACCGTGTGCAAAATCGAGGCAGGATGGATCTGATTGAGGATTTCGCCTTCCCTCTTCCTATTATTGTTATCAGCGAAATGCTGGGTATCCCGATAGAAGACCGGGAAAAATTTCGGGATTGGTCCAATCAATTTCTGGGAGCGACGAATCAGCCGGAAAAAATGGCGGAAATTTCCCCTGATTTAAAAGACTTCATGAATTATCTGAGGGGACTTTTCAATCAACGCCGCAACCATCCCAGGGAGGACTTGATCAGCGGATTGGTTCATGTGAAGGAAGCAGGGGAGCAACTTTCGGAGGCGGAATTGTTCGCCATGGTTTTTCTTTTGATCATTGCCGGGCATGAAACGACTGTCAATTTAATCGGAAACGGTACCCTGGCTTTGTTGGAATATCCCGAGCAGATGGAGAAACTGAAGAAGCATCCGGAGTATTATCCCTCCGCTGTAGAGGAACTGCTTCGTTACTACAGTCCGGTGGAGTTGGCTACGAATCGCTGGGCCTCCGAAGATGTTACCCTGTACGACAAAAGGATTTCTCAGGGAGATCTGATGATTGTCGTATTGGCATCTGCCAACCGGGATGAAGAGCAGTTTACTGACCCGGATCGACTGGACATTACCCGGAAGAACAATCGTCATATTGCTTTTGGCATGGGTATTCACTATTGTTTGGGGGCACCCTTGGCCCGGTTGGAAGGGAAGATCGCTTTTGAGACCCTTCTCCGTCGTATGCCGGATCTTCGACTGAATACAGATTCGGAAAAGTTAGAATGGCGCTACAGTTATCTGATGCGAGGATTAAAAAGCCTGCCTGTCAGTTGGTGA
- a CDS encoding catalase, which yields MSKKKTLTTGAGIPVGDNQNSITAGQRGPVLIQDFHLLEKLAHFNRERIPERVVHAKGAGAYGYFEVTNNDISKYTKADFLSEKGKRTEMFARFSTVAGELGSADTVRDPRGFALKFYTDEGNYDLVGNNTPIFFIRDAIKFPDFIHTQKRHPKTGLKDPNMVWDFWSLSPESLHQITYLHGDRGIPATFRHMNGYGSHTYKWVNDQGEQFWVKYHFISDQGVKALDVDLAEKLAGEQPDYHRGDLFNAIEEGNYPSWTLYVQIIPYEDYKTYKWDLFDVTKTVSKKDYPRIEVGKMVLNRNPENHFAEVEQSAFTPGNLVPGIEASPDKMLQGRIFSYGDTHRYRLGINHQQIPVNRPKIEVNHMQRDGYMAVDGNGGGEPNYEPNSLNGPVEDPTKKISPFELHGEVDSVAHNSDDHYTQPGDLYRLMSEDERTRLVKNFADHMRPVKSDEIKLRQIGHFYKADPEWGERVAEELGLSVPVGVK from the coding sequence TTGAGTAAGAAAAAAACACTGACTACCGGTGCCGGCATTCCTGTAGGAGACAACCAAAATTCGATCACTGCAGGTCAACGGGGGCCTGTACTGATTCAGGATTTCCATCTACTCGAAAAATTGGCACACTTCAATAGAGAACGAATTCCGGAACGTGTCGTTCACGCCAAAGGTGCAGGTGCTTATGGATATTTTGAAGTTACCAATAATGATATCTCGAAATATACAAAAGCTGATTTTCTGAGTGAAAAAGGGAAACGTACAGAGATGTTTGCCCGCTTTTCAACCGTGGCAGGTGAATTGGGTTCAGCGGATACTGTTCGTGACCCACGGGGTTTTGCATTGAAATTTTATACTGATGAAGGAAACTATGACTTAGTTGGTAATAATACACCGATCTTCTTTATCCGTGATGCGATTAAGTTCCCTGATTTCATTCACACACAAAAACGGCATCCCAAGACCGGTTTAAAAGATCCGAACATGGTATGGGATTTCTGGTCATTATCACCGGAGTCATTGCACCAAATCACATACTTACACGGGGACCGTGGTATTCCCGCAACATTCCGTCACATGAATGGTTACGGCAGCCACACCTACAAATGGGTCAATGATCAAGGGGAACAATTCTGGGTGAAGTATCACTTTATCAGCGATCAAGGAGTAAAAGCTCTCGATGTGGATCTGGCTGAAAAGCTTGCCGGTGAACAACCGGATTATCACCGGGGAGATCTGTTCAACGCCATTGAAGAAGGCAATTATCCTTCATGGACGCTGTACGTTCAAATTATCCCCTACGAAGACTATAAGACCTACAAATGGGATTTATTTGACGTAACGAAGACGGTATCGAAAAAAGATTATCCACGGATCGAAGTCGGTAAAATGGTACTAAACCGCAATCCGGAAAATCATTTTGCGGAAGTGGAGCAATCTGCGTTTACACCTGGGAACCTTGTACCTGGAATTGAAGCATCCCCGGATAAAATGTTACAAGGCCGTATCTTCAGTTATGGGGATACCCATCGCTACCGCCTGGGTATCAACCACCAACAAATTCCGGTTAATCGTCCAAAAATCGAAGTGAACCACATGCAACGGGATGGTTATATGGCAGTTGACGGAAACGGCGGTGGCGAACCCAACTATGAACCAAACAGCCTGAATGGCCCGGTTGAAGATCCAACTAAGAAAATCTCCCCCTTTGAATTACATGGTGAAGTGGACAGTGTAGCCCATAACAGCGATGATCACTATACACAACCTGGGGATCTCTATCGTTTAATGAGTGAGGACGAGAGAACACGTCTGGTGAAGAACTTCGCAGACCATATGAGACCAGTGAAAAGTGACGAAATTAAACTCCGTCAAATTGGCCATTTCTATAAAGCCGACCCGGAATGGGGCGAAAGAGTCGCTGAGGAGTTGGGTTTATCAGTACCGGTAGGCGTTAAATAA
- a CDS encoding spore coat protein: MKLGLHESLDLHELGVFKTNCMAKSSLMQTMVHDVQLNQLIQSDMETSRRHLEEIQGFLTQQQGGLTQ, encoded by the coding sequence TTGAAACTCGGCCTACATGAATCCCTGGATTTACATGAATTAGGAGTATTTAAGACCAACTGCATGGCAAAATCTTCGTTGATGCAGACCATGGTTCATGACGTGCAATTAAACCAGTTGATACAGTCCGACATGGAAACCTCCCGTCGGCATCTCGAGGAAATCCAAGGTTTCCTTACCCAACAACAAGGAGGATTGACACAATGA
- a CDS encoding spore coat protein yields MSIMDQMKQMASGQGQMKQPTAGQGQMNENLIAVDMLLSAKSGVRNTAHALTEASTPEVREMLKRQLQDCINHHEQIFSYLEQKGLYNAKDFTKQIQVDQQAAQQVMQMTQS; encoded by the coding sequence ATGAGCATCATGGATCAAATGAAGCAAATGGCATCCGGGCAAGGGCAAATGAAGCAACCAACAGCCGGACAAGGACAAATGAACGAAAACTTGATTGCCGTTGACATGTTATTAAGTGCCAAAAGCGGCGTTCGGAACACTGCTCATGCTTTGACGGAAGCCTCCACCCCGGAAGTAAGGGAAATGTTGAAACGTCAATTGCAAGACTGTATAAACCATCATGAGCAGATATTTTCTTATTTGGAACAAAAGGGCTTGTATAACGCCAAAGACTTTACCAAACAAATTCAAGTTGACCAACAAGCGGCTCAACAAGTTATGCAAATGACTCAATCGTAG
- a CDS encoding spore coat protein, protein MEAQVQQKSEAGHLAWHETLDMHELVAFQSVSLIKLKKSIHKVKDTELRKLYAFSIQALSKNLRELLAFYPAAPHVRKEDQTGDHQEISFYAGDLLGMAKTSVRSYAIAITETATPALRQVLAKHLMSSVQMHGMVFYYMLQRGLYPSYDLNQLLDTDVKNATKALSMSY, encoded by the coding sequence ATGGAGGCACAGGTTCAACAAAAGTCGGAGGCTGGTCATTTAGCATGGCACGAGACCTTGGATATGCACGAGTTGGTGGCTTTTCAATCAGTGAGCCTGATTAAGCTGAAGAAATCGATTCATAAAGTGAAGGATACGGAACTGAGGAAACTTTACGCTTTCTCGATTCAAGCTCTGAGTAAAAACCTTCGGGAACTGTTGGCGTTTTACCCGGCCGCCCCGCATGTTAGAAAAGAGGATCAGACGGGAGATCACCAGGAAATTTCTTTTTATGCCGGGGATCTTTTGGGAATGGCCAAAACTTCCGTAAGAAGTTATGCGATTGCGATTACGGAAACAGCGACACCAGCATTGCGTCAGGTATTGGCAAAGCATTTAATGTCCAGTGTCCAAATGCATGGCATGGTCTTTTACTACATGCTCCAACGGGGGCTGTACCCTTCCTATGATTTAAATCAACTCCTCGACACGGATGTAAAAAATGCCACCAAAGCTTTGTCCATGTCCTATTAG
- a CDS encoding TetR/AcrR family transcriptional regulator has product MPKQTFFNLPQSKRDRLTEAAIAEFAEFHFHDASINRIIAKANVSRGSFYQYFEDLEDLYMYIFQIVAEQKQAYIDKHFQIKPQGDIFTVLHSMYRAGLQFAKEHPAYAKIGNHLMKGDQNFKYKVIGEWEEYTKEYMMRLLKQGQEAGFVRKDIDMEVAAFLFYQQSLTLTDHYLMESDWFENPDRYMQVIQEMLKIFSQGIGTKQSIGIEKVNEEEGDTR; this is encoded by the coding sequence ATGCCAAAGCAAACATTTTTTAATTTACCCCAGTCCAAACGAGACCGACTTACGGAGGCAGCCATTGCTGAATTTGCGGAATTTCACTTTCATGATGCCAGTATTAACAGAATCATTGCCAAGGCGAATGTGTCACGGGGAAGCTTTTATCAGTACTTCGAGGACCTGGAAGATCTGTACATGTACATCTTTCAAATCGTAGCTGAACAAAAGCAAGCTTATATCGATAAGCATTTCCAAATCAAGCCGCAAGGAGATATTTTTACGGTGTTGCACAGCATGTATCGAGCCGGCTTACAGTTTGCCAAAGAGCATCCCGCTTACGCAAAGATCGGCAATCATCTGATGAAGGGGGATCAAAATTTCAAATACAAAGTGATCGGGGAGTGGGAGGAATACACAAAGGAATATATGATGAGATTGCTGAAACAGGGGCAGGAAGCAGGCTTTGTTCGGAAAGATATCGACATGGAAGTAGCGGCATTTCTTTTTTATCAGCAGTCTCTTACCCTGACGGATCACTATTTGATGGAAAGTGATTGGTTTGAAAATCCGGATCGATATATGCAAGTGATCCAAGAGATGCTGAAAATTTTTTCCCAGGGGATTGGCACGAAACAAAGTATCGGAATTGAAAAAGTAAACGAAGAAGAGGGGGATACAAGATGA